In the Sediminitomix flava genome, one interval contains:
- a CDS encoding peroxiredoxin, giving the protein MAFTGKKFPNITVPAMNEMGDTIQVNVLEEARKNNKKVLLFWYPKDFTFVCPTELHAFQEAQEEFAKRNTIVIGASVDTPEVHFAWLNTPKDNGGIEGVTYNILADSNRNLSSTLGILDAHETITNEEGLELKVGDNVTYRATYLIDEEGTVFHEGINHMPLGRNVNEFIRLIDAYAHVQQHGEVCPANWEEGKEAMTADRSGVADYLSNN; this is encoded by the coding sequence ATGGCATTCACTGGCAAGAAATTCCCGAACATCACAGTACCTGCAATGAACGAAATGGGTGACACTATCCAAGTAAACGTTCTTGAAGAAGCAAGAAAAAATAACAAGAAGGTATTGTTGTTCTGGTACCCAAAGGATTTCACTTTTGTATGTCCAACAGAACTACACGCTTTCCAAGAAGCACAAGAAGAATTCGCTAAAAGAAATACAATCGTAATTGGAGCTTCAGTAGATACTCCAGAAGTACACTTCGCTTGGTTGAACACACCAAAAGATAACGGTGGAATTGAAGGTGTAACTTACAATATCCTTGCAGATAGCAACCGTAACCTATCTTCTACACTAGGAATTTTGGATGCACACGAAACAATTACGAACGAAGAAGGGTTAGAACTTAAAGTAGGTGATAACGTGACTTACCGTGCAACTTACCTAATTGATGAAGAAGGTACAGTATTCCACGAAGGTATCAACCACATGCCACTAGGAAGAAATGTAAATGAGTTCATCAGATTGATTGATGCTTATGCGCACGTTCAACAACACGGTGAAGTTTGCCCAGCAAACTGGGAAGAAGGTAAAGAAGCAATGACTGCAGATAGAAGCGGTGTTGCAGATTACCTAAGCAATAACTAA
- the trhA gene encoding PAQR family membrane homeostasis protein TrhA: MNYFLLEKEERWNVLTHAIGFFIALICVPFLLTTAFQSSVLGGSSVLVFSLSLLFMLASSSLYHLQISPKAKERFQKLDHIAIFFLIAGTYTPFITFFVEAPLKFYYLGLMWGIAFIGTGIKFFSTGKLKYISTVAYLIMGWMVVFIGEPIVENLCTAGFTWLITGGVFYSVGTIFYLMKKMKYSHVVWHFFVLLGGLSHFIAVWYCLI, from the coding sequence ATGAACTACTTTCTGTTAGAGAAAGAGGAACGTTGGAACGTCCTCACTCACGCGATCGGCTTTTTTATAGCCCTGATATGTGTCCCTTTTCTGCTCACAACAGCTTTTCAATCAAGTGTGTTGGGCGGTAGTAGCGTTTTAGTGTTTAGTTTATCATTACTGTTTATGTTGGCTTCTTCAAGCCTATATCATTTACAGATCAGTCCAAAAGCAAAAGAAAGGTTTCAAAAATTAGATCATATTGCAATCTTCTTTTTGATAGCTGGGACTTACACTCCTTTTATCACTTTCTTTGTAGAGGCTCCTCTCAAATTTTATTATTTGGGCTTAATGTGGGGAATCGCATTTATAGGAACTGGTATTAAGTTTTTCTCAACAGGAAAATTGAAATACATCTCTACGGTTGCTTACCTCATCATGGGATGGATGGTAGTTTTTATTGGAGAACCGATTGTTGAAAACCTTTGTACAGCTGGCTTCACTTGGTTAATAACAGGAGGTGTATTTTACTCTGTAGGTACTATTTTTTACCTCATGAAAAAAATGAAATATAGCCATGTCGTTTGGCATTTCTTTGTACTGCTTGGTGGCTTAAGTCACTTCATTGCAGTTTGGTATTGTCTTATCTAA
- the accD gene encoding acetyl-CoA carboxylase, carboxyltransferase subunit beta, translating into MSWFKRKEKGINTPTVEKKDIPDGLWYKTPSGKIIHMNELRENAYVCPDDNHHVRIGSKEYFEIIFDNNEFTELDEDLISGDPLDFVDTKAYPDRIKAGQKKSGLKDACRSAYGKVNGLDLVIACMDFGFIGGSMGSVVGEKISRAIDYALANKMPFLMISKSGGARMMEAGYSLMQMGKTSAKLALLSEAKLPYISLLTDPTTGGVTASFAMLGDFNIAEPKALIGFAGPRVIRETIGKDLPKGFQSSEFLLEHGFLDFIVDRRDLKNKLASLLKMLS; encoded by the coding sequence ATGAGTTGGTTTAAAAGAAAAGAGAAAGGCATCAATACGCCTACTGTTGAAAAGAAAGATATTCCAGACGGATTGTGGTACAAAACTCCTTCAGGAAAAATTATCCATATGAACGAACTTCGTGAAAACGCGTATGTTTGTCCAGATGATAATCACCACGTTCGTATCGGATCAAAAGAATACTTCGAAATCATCTTCGATAACAATGAATTTACAGAGTTGGACGAAGATTTGATTTCTGGAGACCCATTGGATTTTGTAGATACAAAAGCATATCCAGACCGTATCAAGGCTGGGCAAAAGAAATCAGGTTTGAAAGATGCTTGTCGTAGTGCTTACGGAAAAGTTAACGGACTTGATCTTGTGATTGCGTGTATGGACTTCGGATTTATTGGAGGTTCTATGGGTTCAGTAGTAGGAGAAAAAATCTCTCGTGCTATTGACTATGCACTAGCGAACAAGATGCCATTCCTTATGATCTCAAAGTCTGGTGGTGCTCGTATGATGGAAGCAGGTTATTCATTAATGCAAATGGGTAAAACTTCTGCAAAATTGGCTTTACTTTCAGAAGCTAAACTTCCATACATCTCTTTACTAACTGATCCTACTACAGGAGGAGTTACAGCTTCATTCGCGATGTTAGGAGATTTCAACATTGCAGAACCAAAAGCATTGATCGGTTTTGCTGGTCCTCGTGTAATTCGTGAAACAATTGGTAAAGATTTACCGAAAGGATTCCAAAGCTCAGAGTTCTTGTTAGAGCATGGATTCCTAGATTTCATAGTAGATCGTAGAGATTTGAAAAACAAACTGGCTTCTTTATTGAAAATGTTGAGTTAA
- a CDS encoding GNAT family N-acetyltransferase: MKEVTIYYLEMHAASELNAKTDAKGLEIRECVVKQFQYNKFLYQLIGGIWDWTDKLSESDEEWKAYAEADNLRTWVAYQEGSPAGYFELQMQEEGNVEIRYFGLAEKFLGKGLGGFFLSEALKKAWEWEGAKRVWVHTCSLDHPSALNNYKARGMKLYKTEIEKS, encoded by the coding sequence ATGAAAGAGGTTACAATCTATTATTTAGAAATGCATGCTGCTTCTGAATTGAACGCAAAAACTGATGCAAAAGGACTTGAAATCAGAGAATGTGTTGTTAAGCAGTTTCAATACAATAAATTTTTATATCAACTTATCGGAGGTATTTGGGATTGGACAGACAAACTATCTGAATCGGATGAAGAATGGAAAGCATATGCTGAAGCTGACAATCTCAGAACTTGGGTCGCCTACCAAGAAGGAAGTCCTGCGGGCTACTTTGAACTCCAAATGCAAGAAGAAGGAAATGTGGAAATTCGTTATTTCGGTTTAGCAGAAAAATTCTTAGGGAAAGGACTAGGCGGATTTTTCTTATCTGAAGCACTCAAAAAAGCATGGGAATGGGAAGGAGCAAAAAGAGTGTGGGTACACACCTGTTCACTAGACCATCCGAGTGCCTTGAATAATTATAAAGCTAGAGGAATGAAACTCTACAAAACTGAGATAGAAAAATCATAA
- a CDS encoding ROK family protein, protein MKKVAIGIDIGGTNTVIGVVDQEGSVLAKGNIPTGKHMDVNLYLDDMQAEINRVLDFINEEIEVMGIGLGAPNGNYYSGAIEFAPNLNWKGRVELVNLLKERFEYPIITLTNDANAAAIGEMIYGEAKEMKNFIMITLGTGLGSGIVVNGEMVYGHDGFAGELGHVRVEKNGRECGCGRRGCLETYCSATGLVNTVYELIGTSKLPSVLREKVHQGEVTSKMVFDAATDGDELAKEAFRYTAEKLGTALADFMTFSSPEAFILFGGLANAGDLLLKPTYEYMEENMLSCFKGKVKLIQSGLPGADAAVLGSSSLVWQELNKEVLA, encoded by the coding sequence ATGAAAAAGGTTGCAATCGGTATTGATATCGGAGGAACAAACACCGTGATTGGTGTAGTTGATCAAGAAGGTAGTGTATTGGCTAAAGGAAACATCCCTACAGGAAAGCATATGGATGTAAACCTTTACCTTGATGATATGCAAGCGGAGATCAATCGCGTGTTAGATTTCATCAATGAAGAAATTGAGGTGATGGGAATCGGTCTTGGTGCGCCAAACGGAAACTATTATTCAGGTGCTATTGAATTTGCTCCAAACCTTAATTGGAAAGGTAGAGTAGAATTGGTAAACCTTCTTAAAGAGAGATTTGAGTACCCTATCATTACATTGACAAACGATGCCAATGCGGCTGCAATCGGTGAAATGATTTATGGTGAAGCAAAAGAAATGAAAAACTTCATCATGATCACTTTAGGTACTGGACTAGGTAGCGGTATCGTAGTGAATGGCGAAATGGTTTATGGTCATGACGGATTTGCGGGTGAGCTAGGTCACGTACGTGTAGAGAAAAATGGTAGAGAGTGTGGATGTGGACGTAGAGGTTGTCTAGAGACTTACTGTTCGGCTACAGGTCTTGTAAATACTGTTTATGAATTGATCGGTACTTCAAAACTTCCTTCAGTACTAAGAGAGAAAGTACACCAAGGAGAAGTAACTTCTAAAATGGTATTTGATGCTGCTACTGATGGTGATGAGCTAGCAAAAGAGGCATTCAGATATACTGCTGAGAAGTTGGGTACTGCTTTGGCTGATTTCATGACATTCTCAAGCCCTGAAGCATTTATCCTATTCGGAGGATTGGCTAATGCTGGAGACTTGTTGTTGAAGCCAACTTACGAGTACATGGAAGAAAATATGTTGAGCTGTTTCAAAGGTAAAGTAAAACTTATCCAATCAGGTCTTCCAGGAGCAGATGCTGCTGTTTTAGGTTCTAGTTCTTTAGTATGGCAAGAATTGAATAAAGAAGTATTGGCTTAA
- a CDS encoding DUF6952 family protein has protein sequence MRLPIIKHVHGFIKEHDQDYVIEALEVLENLAECEGLKDEELDVIGELISNMYGALEVRELVKEGKTEKEALNGFMKRVMGSIS, from the coding sequence ATGAGGCTACCAATAATTAAGCACGTACACGGGTTTATTAAAGAACACGATCAAGACTACGTGATCGAGGCCCTTGAAGTACTTGAAAACTTAGCTGAGTGCGAAGGACTAAAGGATGAAGAACTAGATGTTATTGGTGAATTGATTTCCAATATGTATGGTGCTTTGGAAGTTCGTGAACTAGTAAAAGAAGGAAAAACTGAAAAAGAAGCTCTCAACGGATTTATGAAGAGAGTAATGGGCTCTATTAGCTAA
- a CDS encoding cyclase family protein, with protein sequence MNKSLLYLLVILCFSCKHSSPSSSNNNFSLEDLKIVDLSYDFSDSTVYWVTAKEFELEEVSKGHTEKGYYYSANNYAAAEHGGTHIDAPIHFAENRQSVDEIPLEKLIGSALKVDVSEKAKDNPDYEVSIEDFLEWEEKHKNMPIPEGSIVLLYTGFSKYYPDKMQYMGTCERGAHAVKDLHFPGLAPDAAEWLVKNRKINAVGIDTPSIDYGQSEYFQSHVNLMTNNVPAFENLANLEQLPSVGFEVVALPMKIKGGTGAPLRIIALLK encoded by the coding sequence ATGAATAAAAGCTTACTTTATTTATTGGTCATTTTATGCTTTTCCTGTAAGCATTCTTCTCCATCATCAAGTAATAATAATTTTTCGCTAGAAGACCTTAAGATTGTAGATCTCAGCTATGACTTTTCTGACAGTACAGTCTATTGGGTAACAGCCAAAGAATTTGAGCTAGAAGAAGTGAGTAAAGGACATACTGAGAAGGGGTATTATTATTCGGCAAATAATTATGCAGCAGCCGAACATGGAGGTACACATATAGATGCTCCAATTCATTTTGCTGAAAATAGGCAGAGTGTAGATGAAATTCCTTTAGAAAAATTGATAGGTTCAGCCTTAAAAGTAGATGTTTCAGAGAAAGCCAAAGACAATCCGGACTATGAGGTAAGCATTGAAGACTTTTTAGAATGGGAGGAAAAGCACAAAAATATGCCAATTCCAGAAGGAAGTATTGTATTGCTTTATACAGGATTTTCGAAGTATTATCCAGATAAAATGCAGTATATGGGAACTTGTGAAAGAGGAGCACATGCCGTCAAAGATTTACATTTCCCAGGTTTAGCTCCAGATGCAGCAGAATGGTTAGTGAAAAATAGAAAGATTAATGCGGTGGGAATAGATACACCAAGTATAGATTATGGACAGTCGGAGTATTTCCAGTCGCATGTAAACTTGATGACGAATAATGTACCTGCATTTGAAAACTTGGCAAATCTTGAGCAGTTACCTTCGGTTGGTTTTGAGGTTGTGGCTTTACCTATGAAAATAAAAGGTGGTACAGGTGCACCTTTAAGAATTATAGCTTTATTAAAATAA
- a CDS encoding MerC domain-containing protein: MLKVFQKYADHLGITGSFICLIHCLVTAGISLMSVGMSHLHSHGDFDHLGFWGWVDLSTVFISILAVWASTRHNHNKSVQFSLWTFLAIFVTVVMLRLFHVHNPVLDILGYLGSLGLIFSHFFNIYICRKEEAAVCEVRG, translated from the coding sequence ATGTTGAAAGTATTTCAAAAATACGCTGATCATTTAGGGATTACAGGCTCATTTATCTGTTTGATTCACTGTCTAGTGACGGCAGGAATTAGCTTAATGAGTGTTGGGATGTCTCACTTACATAGCCATGGAGATTTTGACCATCTTGGTTTTTGGGGCTGGGTAGATTTATCAACCGTATTTATCAGTATTTTAGCGGTTTGGGCAAGCACAAGGCATAATCACAATAAAAGTGTCCAGTTTTCACTTTGGACGTTTCTTGCCATTTTTGTGACAGTTGTTATGCTTCGTCTATTCCATGTTCATAATCCAGTACTTGATATTTTAGGGTACTTGGGTTCATTAGGACTGATATTCTCACATTTCTTCAATATTTATATTTGTAGAAAAGAAGAAGCCGCAGTGTGCGAAGTTAGAGGCTAA
- a CDS encoding thioredoxin family protein: MFEELKEDNLESLVANNDTVLVQFSAGWCGNCRIMKPKFKRFAGENPDIPFVVVDAEKFPNSRKLANVNNLPTFAVFKSGELAKQLQTNKVEPLKEMIDEATNN; this comes from the coding sequence ATGTTTGAAGAATTGAAAGAAGACAACCTAGAAAGCTTAGTAGCAAACAACGATACAGTATTGGTACAATTTTCAGCAGGATGGTGCGGAAACTGCCGTATCATGAAGCCTAAGTTCAAGCGTTTTGCAGGTGAAAATCCAGATATTCCATTTGTAGTAGTTGATGCAGAGAAATTCCCGAACTCTAGAAAACTAGCAAATGTGAACAACTTACCTACTTTCGCTGTATTCAAGAGTGGTGAGTTGGCAAAACAACTTCAAACAAATAAAGTTGAACCTTTAAAAGAAATGATCGATGAGGCTACCAATAATTAA
- a CDS encoding hydrogen peroxide-inducible genes activator yields MNFQQLEYILAVDQHKHFGKAAFSCDITQATLSAMIKKLEEELQVVIFDRSRQPIQTTEEGEQIMELAKKILANRRELLDLKDDPDETLKGTIRIGIIPTVASSLLPIIIPDFLKSFPELELDIVEITTERIQEELANENIDVGILATPLENENLEENILYYEAMMVYGIGEDDKKFVTPKDVINKKVWLLEEGNCFRNQAVTLCALKEKVVEPKNLNFEATSFDTLLHLTDQFGGVTLVPELYYNLMPENRKEKTKHFTAPMPVREISMVYQRPYVRKRSIDILSEKIRELIAHKLITHKFKPKDMSIIGI; encoded by the coding sequence ATGAATTTTCAACAGCTCGAATATATACTTGCCGTAGATCAGCATAAGCACTTTGGGAAAGCTGCTTTCAGTTGTGATATCACTCAAGCAACGCTGAGTGCCATGATCAAGAAATTAGAAGAAGAACTTCAAGTGGTCATATTTGACAGAAGTCGTCAGCCTATTCAAACCACCGAGGAAGGAGAACAGATTATGGAACTAGCAAAAAAGATTCTTGCAAATAGGCGAGAGCTGCTAGACTTGAAAGATGATCCAGACGAAACATTAAAAGGAACAATCAGAATAGGAATTATTCCTACAGTAGCGAGTTCGCTTTTACCTATTATAATACCCGACTTCTTAAAATCTTTTCCAGAATTAGAATTGGATATTGTAGAAATCACGACTGAGCGTATCCAAGAAGAATTGGCAAATGAGAATATTGATGTAGGAATTTTAGCTACTCCTTTGGAAAACGAGAACCTAGAAGAGAATATTCTTTATTATGAAGCTATGATGGTTTATGGGATAGGCGAAGACGATAAGAAGTTTGTGACTCCGAAAGATGTTATCAATAAAAAAGTATGGCTTTTGGAAGAAGGAAACTGTTTCAGAAATCAGGCAGTAACGCTTTGTGCTTTAAAAGAAAAAGTAGTAGAGCCTAAAAACTTGAATTTTGAAGCTACATCTTTTGATACGCTTCTTCATCTCACAGATCAGTTTGGAGGAGTTACACTTGTCCCTGAGTTGTATTATAATCTGATGCCAGAGAACCGAAAAGAAAAAACAAAGCATTTTACAGCTCCAATGCCTGTTCGAGAAATTAGTATGGTTTATCAGCGCCCGTATGTGAGAAAGCGTAGTATAGATATCCTTTCAGAAAAAATACGAGAGCTTATTGCTCATAAGTTGATCACTCATAAATTCAAGCCAAAAGATATGAGTATTATAGGGATTTAA
- the rodA gene encoding rod shape-determining protein RodA gives MRRRSSSIAQGIDWVSVLLYLILVILGWLNIYAAVYQPDAQQSIFDMGINSGRQLMWICGAGILIAAILIIDYKFYETFAYIIYGAIMLLLLAVIFIGATTNGATAWIKIGPLKIQPGEIAKFATALALAKYLNSPNKKVENFNTYSRALLIIGVPALIIILQNDTGSAMVFAALVVALYREGLPSTFMVLGLTAIILFIAGLFVPPATLGVYVGVMGLGSIIYSWLADRNIYQVFAGWGIVGSVMYGLYYYFDHTYISIGLFFVFAIIVIASFSNFRSFRWITFQGAYFAFALLFTISIDFVFNTVLQPHQRKRIEILINPESDPLGVGYQVTQSKIAIGSGGLLGKGFLEGTQTKLEFVPEQSTDFIFCTIGEEHGWLGAMFVFTVFFILIARIIMLAERQKSRFSRVYGYSVASILFFHFMINIGMTIGLFPVIGIPLPFVSYGGSSLWSFTILLFVFLKLDSQKNQMLGRA, from the coding sequence ATGAGAAGAAGAAGTAGTAGTATAGCACAAGGGATTGATTGGGTTTCAGTCCTCTTATACCTGATACTCGTAATATTGGGCTGGCTCAACATTTACGCTGCGGTGTATCAACCCGATGCACAACAGAGTATTTTTGATATGGGTATCAACTCAGGGCGTCAGTTGATGTGGATATGTGGGGCAGGAATTCTGATTGCCGCCATTCTGATTATAGATTACAAGTTTTATGAGACCTTTGCCTACATTATATATGGGGCTATCATGCTGCTGCTCCTTGCCGTAATTTTTATAGGGGCTACCACAAACGGAGCAACCGCATGGATAAAGATCGGTCCTCTAAAAATACAACCCGGAGAGATTGCCAAATTTGCGACAGCCTTAGCTTTAGCCAAATACCTAAATTCACCCAATAAGAAAGTTGAAAACTTCAACACCTATTCAAGAGCTTTATTGATTATAGGTGTACCTGCCTTAATCATTATTTTACAAAATGATACAGGTTCTGCAATGGTCTTTGCGGCTTTAGTTGTTGCTTTATACAGAGAGGGATTACCTTCTACTTTCATGGTTTTAGGGCTTACAGCCATCATTCTCTTTATAGCAGGACTCTTTGTCCCCCCTGCCACTCTTGGAGTTTATGTTGGGGTCATGGGGCTAGGTAGTATTATCTATTCTTGGCTAGCTGACCGAAATATATATCAAGTATTTGCAGGATGGGGAATTGTTGGTTCCGTAATGTATGGCTTGTATTATTACTTTGACCATACTTATATATCAATAGGACTATTCTTTGTTTTTGCAATCATTGTGATTGCAAGCTTTAGCAATTTCAGAAGCTTCAGATGGATTACCTTCCAAGGGGCTTACTTTGCTTTTGCACTTCTATTTACCATTAGTATTGACTTTGTATTTAATACTGTACTCCAACCTCACCAACGTAAGCGTATTGAAATCTTGATCAATCCTGAAAGTGATCCTTTAGGGGTAGGTTATCAAGTAACACAGTCTAAAATTGCGATAGGTTCTGGAGGGTTATTAGGAAAAGGATTCTTAGAAGGAACACAGACCAAACTAGAGTTTGTACCTGAGCAAAGTACTGACTTTATATTCTGTACTATCGGAGAAGAACATGGATGGCTTGGTGCTATGTTTGTTTTCACCGTATTCTTTATCCTTATCGCTAGAATTATAATGCTTGCAGAACGGCAGAAATCTCGTTTCTCTAGGGTTTATGGCTATAGTGTAGCATCCATATTATTCTTCCACTTTATGATTAATATCGGTATGACAATCGGACTATTCCCTGTAATTGGTATTCCACTACCATTTGTGAGTTACGGAGGTTCGTCACTTTGGTCATTCACCATCCTATTATTTGTTTTCTTGAAGCTAGATTCTCAGAAAAATCAAATGCTAGGAAGAGCATAG